A window from Phalacrocorax aristotelis chromosome 5, bGulAri2.1, whole genome shotgun sequence encodes these proteins:
- the FAM237A gene encoding protein FAM237A produces MAPAAAIDSPVPLQLSLTMDGALATLAQRKKKTDSLTEQDPGCVLLDQRTGQAEEGRRSGGAEHALQQGQLRQEEGGSAGRSSPGGGGFSPSPDVKTKRGCPLRLLKERGGGHGERYPALHAGAPSDTVDLGSRGRTQCNMRLTCSLVIMGALCVIPFLCHSQIDPLALGRADPKCWESSSVVLLEMRKPRISDSVSGFWDFMIFLKSSENLKHGALFWDLAQLFWDIYVDCVLSRTHGLGKRQLAEAEQIATLRSLFTEQNQGAFSHSQKSPVLKKKDLFEDLSSIHMHKSRPTLLRRIIGELGKKRRWHI; encoded by the exons atggcaccagcagcagcaattgATTctcctgtgcccctgcagctTTCACTCACCATGGATGGTGCCCTAGCGACCCTGGCACAAAG gaagaaaaaaaccgaTTCCCTTACAGAGCAGGATCCTGGCTGCGTGCTGTTGGATCAGAGGACTGGACAG GCAGAGGAGGGCAGGCGGAGCGGAGGAGCGGAGCACGCCTTGCAGCAGGGGCAGCTCCgccaagaggaaggagggagcgCCGGGCGCAGCAGCCCCGGGGGTGGGGGCTTCTCCCCGAGCCCTGACGTAAAAACTAAGCGGGGCTGCCCGCTCCGGCTTCTTAaggagcgcggcggcgggcaCGGAGAGCGCTACCCCGCCCTGCACGCCGGAGCGCCGAG TGACACAGTGGACCTcgggagcagaggaagaaccCAATGCAACATGAGACTTACGTGCTCTCTGGTAATCATGGGAGCACTCTGTGTGATACCTTTCCTCTGCCATAGCCAAATTGATCCACTAGCTCTTGGGCGAGCAGACCCCAAGTGTTGGGAATCCTCCTCAGTTGTCTTACTGGAGATGAGGAAGCCTCGCATTTCTGACTCTGTCAGTGGGTTTTGGGACTTCATGATCTTCCTGAAATCATCAGAGAACTTGAAACATGGGGCTCTGTTCTGGGACCTGGCTCAGCTCTTCTGGGATATCTATGTGGACTGCGTGCTCTCCAGAACCCATGGCCTAGGAAAAAGGCAGCTAGCAGAAGCTGAACAGATTGCTACTCTACGTTCTCTGTTCACAGAGCAAAACCAAG GGGCATTTTCTCATAGTCAGAAGTCACCAGttctgaagaagaaagactTGTTTGAAGATTTATCAAGTATCCACATGCATAAGAGTAGACCTACATTACTTAGAAGAATCATTGGAGAGCTAGGGAAAAAGAGGAGATGGCACATTTAG